A portion of the uncultured Draconibacterium sp. genome contains these proteins:
- a CDS encoding glucoamylase family protein, with the protein MIVSCSKDEPEEETPTENVTITYAYIGETALTASGENTGIAIDETIEIRFNTAVNTVSAESSIKLFDADSNPLELTFSYFNSNQLVKIDHQDLEENASYTLTISSDLKGANVESFTGQSYAFSTLITPLALENVQIDEVAYNPLTRITNINRKPVISLQFDSPVSKNDISLYSSYSSNGASLASTLNQVDERTISVEISQELEGFSKNVFSISSDIENRIGRPFVGLELNFYAQADTTPKFPQITDEELLTLVQQQTFKYFWDFAHPVSGLARERNTSANTVTIGGSGFGVMSILVGIERGFITRQQGIDRLETIVDFLTDADRFHGVWPHWMNGETGQTIPFSSNDDGADLVETAFMMQGLLTVRQYLNSGNSQESSLKDKINTLWETIEWDWYTQGGQDVLYWHWSPNNDWAMNMKIRGWNEALIIYVLAASSPTHTINKDVYSKGWARDGDMVNTGNNSFYGYTLPLRTDMGGPLFFSHYSFLGLDPRNLSDQYANYWEQNVTHSKINQAYCADNPQNYVAYSDECWGLTASDGYSGYSAHSPNNDRGVLTPTAALSSMPYTPEESMEALRYFYYTLGDKLWGEYGFYDAFDFTNGWVADSYLAIDQGPIVVMIENYRTNLLWDLFMSCPEVQSGLAKLDFTY; encoded by the coding sequence ATGATCGTTTCCTGTAGTAAGGATGAGCCCGAAGAGGAAACTCCAACTGAAAATGTGACAATTACTTACGCTTACATTGGCGAAACAGCTCTTACTGCAAGCGGCGAAAACACCGGTATTGCCATAGACGAAACAATCGAAATCCGTTTTAATACCGCTGTAAATACAGTTTCTGCCGAATCGAGCATTAAATTATTCGATGCAGATAGCAATCCGCTGGAATTGACATTTTCGTATTTCAACAGTAATCAGTTGGTAAAAATCGATCATCAGGATCTGGAAGAAAATGCATCGTATACCTTAACAATTTCATCCGATTTGAAAGGAGCCAATGTAGAATCCTTTACGGGACAATCGTATGCATTTTCAACACTTATAACACCATTGGCTTTGGAAAATGTGCAAATTGATGAGGTGGCTTACAATCCGCTCACCCGAATTACAAACATTAACCGTAAGCCGGTAATAAGTTTACAATTTGATTCTCCGGTTTCGAAAAACGATATTTCCCTTTATTCATCTTATTCCAGCAATGGAGCTTCGCTTGCTTCAACGCTCAACCAGGTTGACGAAAGAACAATTTCGGTTGAAATTTCGCAGGAACTCGAGGGCTTTAGCAAAAATGTTTTTTCCATTTCATCCGACATTGAAAATCGTATTGGTCGTCCTTTCGTCGGGCTGGAGCTCAACTTTTACGCACAAGCCGATACTACTCCGAAATTTCCACAGATTACCGACGAAGAATTATTAACGCTGGTTCAGCAACAAACATTCAAATATTTCTGGGATTTCGCGCATCCGGTAAGCGGATTGGCACGCGAAAGAAATACTTCTGCAAATACCGTTACAATTGGCGGATCGGGTTTTGGTGTAATGTCGATACTAGTCGGTATTGAACGCGGATTTATTACACGTCAGCAAGGAATCGACAGACTGGAAACCATTGTTGATTTTTTAACCGATGCTGATCGTTTTCACGGTGTTTGGCCACATTGGATGAACGGCGAAACCGGACAGACCATTCCGTTTAGCTCGAACGACGATGGCGCCGATCTGGTTGAAACCGCCTTTATGATGCAAGGATTACTAACAGTAAGGCAGTACCTGAATTCAGGTAATTCGCAGGAATCTTCGTTGAAGGATAAGATCAACACCCTTTGGGAAACCATTGAATGGGATTGGTACACACAAGGCGGGCAAGATGTGTTGTACTGGCACTGGTCGCCCAATAACGATTGGGCAATGAATATGAAAATAAGAGGTTGGAATGAAGCACTTATCATTTACGTTTTAGCAGCTTCGTCGCCAACACACACCATCAACAAAGACGTGTACTCCAAAGGCTGGGCGCGTGATGGAGACATGGTAAACACAGGTAACAATTCCTTCTACGGCTACACTTTACCTTTGCGCACTGATATGGGCGGTCCATTGTTCTTCTCGCACTATTCGTTTTTGGGGCTCGATCCGCGAAATCTTTCCGATCAGTATGCCAATTACTGGGAGCAAAATGTAACGCACTCAAAAATAAATCAGGCTTACTGCGCTGATAATCCTCAGAATTATGTAGCGTATTCCGATGAGTGCTGGGGACTTACCGCCAGCGATGGTTACTCAGGTTACTCGGCACATTCACCAAACAACGACCGTGGCGTTCTTACACCTACTGCAGCGCTGTCGTCGATGCCTTACACCCCTGAGGAATCGATGGAAGCATTGCGCTATTTCTACTATACACTTGGAGATAAATTGTGGGGAGAATATGGATTCTACGACGCTTTTGATTTTACCAACGGCTGGGTGGCTGACTCCTACCTTGCCATCGATCAGGGGCCGATTGTAGTGATGATTGAAAATTACCGGACCAACCTGCTTTGGGATCTGTTTATGTCGTGCCCCGAAGTACAATCCGGATTAGCAAAACTTGATTTTACGTATTAA
- a CDS encoding RagB/SusD family nutrient uptake outer membrane protein translates to MKKKLFIKYFTPVLLSGLLLVSVIGCTDKLDEPFENESFTSDVDYTIAEDMVLPLMGAYYGFYTRQWEEPLTLGIRGDDVNAAGDQVPMQEQDNFTYMASHWNTNSVWQNHYNDIVNIFTAIDEINKYREASGNNALADQYIAECKVMRAYLYLNIARTFGGCIVIDALDNIQNTPLSNKEQVMQYIVSEMTDAIPNLPDVHPNKRTDIPGGMTTYTAYAIQALAYQEMEDYQGVVSATSQIINSGEFQLSDDYYHLFKVAGKLDDENIMEFQYSDFNQGEGDRFGFLFAPFGIGGWTPVVTGAGAGWGFYEPTMKYIEFMLDRGESVRLETSVIFTPDGITELQNDYGTLPEWIDNTNREGDIFNNNARLNFASGKHIQPSTELIPGRTSLGSNKNFIVIRYAEMLLMYAEAVTRGASAGSMSADDAVNMVRARAGLTNLSGVTTQDVLDEKFAELAMEWGTRYYDMIRTKSVNELSHEGKTFTMDKAYLPFPADQVAELPQLEEGIQ, encoded by the coding sequence ATGAAGAAGAAACTATTTATAAAATATTTTACACCCGTACTTTTAAGCGGGCTGTTATTGGTGTCCGTTATCGGGTGCACCGACAAACTGGACGAACCTTTTGAAAACGAATCGTTTACCAGCGATGTGGATTATACTATTGCAGAAGACATGGTTTTGCCTTTAATGGGAGCTTACTATGGCTTTTATACCCGTCAGTGGGAAGAACCATTAACATTGGGTATTCGTGGCGATGATGTAAACGCTGCAGGCGACCAGGTTCCGATGCAGGAGCAGGATAATTTTACTTACATGGCCAGTCACTGGAATACCAATTCAGTGTGGCAAAATCACTACAACGATATTGTAAATATTTTTACTGCTATCGATGAGATTAATAAGTATCGCGAAGCAAGCGGAAACAATGCATTGGCCGATCAGTACATCGCAGAGTGTAAAGTTATGCGTGCGTATTTATACCTGAACATTGCACGTACTTTTGGAGGTTGCATTGTAATCGATGCACTGGATAATATTCAGAATACGCCTCTTAGCAATAAAGAGCAGGTAATGCAATACATTGTAAGCGAAATGACCGATGCAATTCCGAACCTTCCTGATGTACATCCAAACAAACGTACAGATATTCCGGGAGGAATGACGACTTATACTGCCTACGCTATTCAGGCTTTGGCTTACCAGGAAATGGAAGACTACCAGGGTGTGGTTAGTGCAACTTCGCAAATTATTAACTCTGGCGAGTTTCAGTTGTCCGACGATTACTACCACCTTTTTAAAGTAGCTGGTAAATTAGACGATGAAAACATTATGGAATTTCAATATTCCGATTTCAACCAGGGAGAAGGCGACCGTTTTGGTTTCTTATTTGCTCCGTTTGGCATTGGCGGATGGACACCCGTTGTTACCGGAGCCGGAGCTGGTTGGGGATTTTACGAGCCTACTATGAAATATATTGAATTCATGCTCGACAGGGGAGAAAGTGTTCGTCTGGAAACAAGTGTGATTTTTACTCCTGATGGTATCACCGAGTTGCAAAACGATTATGGTACACTTCCTGAGTGGATTGATAACACCAACCGCGAAGGCGACATTTTTAACAACAACGCCCGTTTGAACTTTGCCAGTGGGAAACACATTCAACCTTCTACTGAATTGATTCCGGGAAGAACATCGCTGGGTAGCAACAAAAACTTTATTGTTATTCGCTATGCCGAGATGTTGCTAATGTATGCAGAAGCAGTTACCCGCGGTGCAAGCGCCGGCTCAATGAGCGCCGACGATGCCGTTAATATGGTTCGTGCACGCGCCGGATTAACCAATCTATCGGGTGTTACCACACAGGATGTACTCGACGAAAAATTTGCTGAACTGGCAATGGAATGGGGTACTCGTTACTACGACATGATTCGTACTAAAAGTGTCAATGAGCTCTCGCATGAAGGTAAAACTTTCACTATGGACAAAGCCTATCTGCCATTCCCGGCCGATCAGGTAGCTGAATTACCACAACTGGAAGAAGGAATTCAATAA
- a CDS encoding LamG domain-containing protein: protein MKTYNKLFILALILFAFNACDQNYIDGISAVDPGADETAPQVTINFPPEGYEIQTNAAIASVDIDFEVRDDIEIGSISVNIDGAEIASYSEFMDYRVAMRTYTYDNVTTGSHVLSVTATDLDGKSTTATVNFAKSPPYVPQYEGEVFYMPFNNEFREMNSLQLATSVGSPGFADGIQGGTAYSGAADSYLTFPTAILQGATEVSASFWLKVDASMDRAGILVVSPPADNDNDRTKGFRFFRENASGMQRFKLNAGNGTADSWFDGGAAADVEPNTGEWTHFAFSISETSAEVYINGELVKEGEFSGIDWTDCNVISIMSGAPNWTGWNHLSDGSLMDELRIFNTALTQDEIHTIMLKEQASFYMDFNGDFKEAISSADATVVGNPALNYGSGVDGDAYEGAADSYLTFSTSDVDIQGEEFSASFWLNINATPDRAGILVMGPEDSANPDAQNDRTSGFRFFRENASGMQRFKLNAGNGTADSWFDGGTAADVDPTTGNWVHMAFAISGTEARVYIDGVEVKQGDFAGIDWTDCDLLSIMSGAPRFNGWNHNSDESMMDELYLFKKALSADEVALMMQDGL from the coding sequence ATGAAGACTTATAATAAATTATTTATACTTGCATTGATACTTTTTGCTTTCAATGCATGCGATCAAAACTACATCGATGGAATATCGGCTGTAGATCCGGGAGCAGACGAAACGGCTCCTCAGGTAACCATTAACTTCCCGCCCGAAGGTTATGAAATTCAGACAAACGCTGCAATTGCATCGGTTGATATTGATTTTGAAGTAAGGGACGACATTGAAATCGGATCTATTTCGGTAAATATCGATGGTGCTGAAATTGCCAGCTACTCCGAATTTATGGATTATCGTGTAGCGATGAGAACCTACACTTACGACAATGTAACCACCGGTTCGCACGTGTTAAGTGTTACAGCTACCGACCTTGACGGAAAATCGACAACTGCAACCGTAAACTTTGCCAAGTCGCCACCATACGTGCCGCAATACGAAGGCGAAGTTTTCTATATGCCATTTAATAACGAATTCCGCGAAATGAACAGCCTGCAACTGGCAACATCTGTTGGAAGTCCGGGATTTGCCGACGGTATTCAAGGCGGTACTGCATACAGCGGTGCAGCCGATTCGTACCTCACCTTCCCAACAGCAATACTTCAGGGAGCAACCGAGGTTAGTGCAAGTTTCTGGCTGAAAGTTGATGCCAGCATGGACAGAGCAGGTATTTTGGTTGTGTCGCCTCCGGCTGACAATGACAACGACCGCACAAAAGGTTTCCGTTTCTTCCGCGAAAATGCAAGCGGTATGCAACGTTTTAAACTGAATGCCGGTAACGGAACTGCAGACAGCTGGTTTGATGGTGGCGCTGCTGCCGATGTTGAGCCAAATACAGGCGAGTGGACACACTTTGCTTTTAGTATATCTGAAACAAGTGCAGAGGTTTATATTAATGGCGAGCTGGTGAAAGAAGGTGAATTCAGTGGAATTGACTGGACAGATTGTAATGTTATATCAATTATGTCGGGTGCTCCAAACTGGACAGGTTGGAATCACCTTTCTGACGGAAGTTTGATGGATGAGTTGCGTATTTTTAATACTGCACTTACCCAGGACGAAATTCACACCATCATGTTAAAAGAGCAAGCCTCTTTCTACATGGATTTTAACGGCGATTTTAAAGAAGCAATAAGCAGCGCCGATGCAACTGTTGTTGGTAATCCGGCCTTGAATTACGGAAGCGGAGTTGACGGCGATGCATACGAGGGAGCAGCTGATTCGTACCTGACGTTCTCTACTTCTGATGTTGATATTCAGGGAGAAGAATTCAGTGCAAGTTTCTGGTTGAATATAAATGCCACTCCGGACAGGGCAGGTATTTTGGTTATGGGACCGGAAGATTCGGCCAATCCTGATGCGCAAAACGACAGAACAAGTGGTTTCCGTTTCTTCCGCGAAAATGCCAGTGGAATGCAACGCTTTAAACTGAACGCCGGTAATGGAACTGCAGATTCGTGGTTTGATGGAGGAACAGCTGCCGATGTTGATCCAACAACAGGCAACTGGGTACACATGGCATTTGCCATTTCGGGTACCGAAGCACGCGTTTACATTGATGGTGTAGAAGTTAAACAAGGCGATTTCGCAGGAATTGACTGGACAGACTGCGACCTTCTTTCGATTATGTCGGGAGCACCACGTTTTAACGGCTGGAACCACAACTCGGACGAGAGTATGATGGACGAACTTTATTTGTTCAAAAAAGCACTTTCGGCTGACGAGGTTGCTTTAATGATGCAAGACGGTTTATAG
- a CDS encoding glucoamylase family protein, with amino-acid sequence MKKNIFPILLIALVFTMGFSACQTGSKKSVEKMQEAEISLEDSLMDLVQYQTFQYFWDGAEPVSGMARERIHMDNVYPQNDQNTVTLGGSGFGVMAILVGIERGFITREQALERFQQIVDYLGKADRFHGAWPHWLDGPTGKVKPFSKKDDGGDLVETAFMIQGLLAVAEYYKGGNEAEQQLVADIQQLWETVEWDWYTQGKDVLYWHWSPNYGWDMNFPVGGYNECLIMYVLAASSPTHSIDAAVYDKGWALNGDIAKDTVYYGLSTVLNFYEHNDDPIGPLFWAHYSYLGLNPKGLKDKYADYWKLNVNHATIHYRYALDNPKDYKGYGENQWGFTSSYSMRGYAGHRPGNMDLGVISPTAALSSFPYTPEQSMNFLKYLYLEADSLVGEYGPYDAYSQTENWYLPRYLAIDQGPIPVMIENYRSGLLWDLFMRNEDVKEGLDKLGFTSDQ; translated from the coding sequence ATGAAAAAAAATATATTTCCAATATTACTGATTGCACTGGTCTTTACAATGGGTTTTTCGGCATGTCAAACCGGAAGCAAAAAATCAGTTGAGAAGATGCAGGAAGCCGAGATATCACTTGAGGATTCGTTAATGGATTTGGTCCAATACCAAACTTTTCAGTATTTCTGGGACGGTGCAGAACCGGTTTCAGGAATGGCACGCGAGCGCATTCATATGGATAATGTGTATCCGCAAAACGATCAGAATACCGTTACACTTGGCGGCTCTGGATTTGGCGTCATGGCCATTCTTGTGGGTATCGAACGCGGATTTATCACGCGTGAGCAGGCGCTGGAACGTTTTCAGCAAATTGTTGATTATCTCGGAAAAGCCGATCGTTTCCATGGTGCGTGGCCACACTGGCTTGACGGGCCAACCGGGAAAGTAAAGCCATTCAGTAAGAAAGATGATGGCGGCGATTTGGTGGAAACTGCTTTTATGATCCAGGGATTACTGGCGGTTGCCGAATACTACAAAGGCGGAAATGAAGCGGAGCAGCAGCTGGTTGCCGATATTCAGCAATTGTGGGAAACCGTTGAATGGGACTGGTACACCCAAGGAAAAGATGTTTTGTACTGGCATTGGTCGCCCAATTACGGCTGGGATATGAATTTTCCGGTTGGAGGATACAACGAGTGCCTGATTATGTATGTTCTGGCAGCTTCATCGCCAACGCATTCAATTGATGCAGCCGTTTACGACAAAGGCTGGGCGCTCAACGGAGACATTGCAAAAGATACCGTTTATTACGGATTAAGTACCGTACTAAATTTCTATGAGCACAACGATGATCCGATCGGACCACTTTTTTGGGCACATTATTCGTACCTTGGTCTGAATCCTAAAGGTTTAAAAGATAAGTATGCCGACTACTGGAAACTGAATGTAAATCATGCTACAATTCATTACCGTTATGCTTTGGATAATCCAAAAGATTACAAAGGTTACGGTGAAAATCAGTGGGGATTTACTTCAAGTTATTCCATGCGTGGTTATGCAGGTCACCGCCCGGGCAATATGGATTTAGGCGTTATCTCGCCAACAGCGGCGCTTTCGTCGTTTCCATATACACCGGAACAGTCGATGAACTTTTTGAAATACCTGTATTTGGAAGCCGATTCGCTGGTTGGAGAATACGGTCCGTACGATGCTTACAGCCAAACTGAAAACTGGTATTTACCACGTTATCTAGCCATTGATCAGGGACCAATTCCGGTGATGATAGAAAATTACCGAAGCGGACTTTTATGGGACTTATTTATGCGAAACGAGGATGTGAAGGAAGGATTGGACAAATTAGGATTTACTTCTGACCAGTAA
- a CDS encoding family 43 glycosylhydrolase, translated as MNKTSHILAKVLLPVFLLFGFAIESTSQEIVPQTYCNPLDIDYTYMVYNSARNISYRSGADPAVIEFRGEYYMFVTRSFGYWHSTDLVHWDFIKPQQWFFEGCNAPTAFNYKDSLVYFAGDPAGYGSILYTDDPKIGKWTPTPSISNNIQDSELFIDDDGKTYLYWGSSNVHPIRVKMLNKDDRFLETGVTKELINLMEDEHGWERFGENNFHPTLKEGYMEGASMTKHDGKYYLQYAAPGTQFNVYADGVYIGESPLGPFTYMKNNPMSFKPGGFTNGAGHGITVKQTNGQYWHFATMALASNAQWERRLCMFPTYFDDEGLMHSNTAYGDYPRFGPDHQTKAGEHCGWMLLSYKGEVTVSSSLKQIMKFTSNNDEVEVHELPLEKNDKGEIIANVLTDENPKTFWVAEDNDDKQWITIEMQNPGNIYAFQLNFHDYESGIYTRTEGLRHRFIIEVSADGNNWQTAVDRSNSFKDSPNAYIVLNQPVEAKFVRYKNIEVPGNNFAMSELRVFGLGLGKKPAEVKDFEITRQDDRRDISFAWKPVKGAQGYNIRWGIAPDKLYQSWQLYDTNEHFMRCLDRDTPYYFSIEAFNENGISEQTEPIRID; from the coding sequence ATGAATAAAACAAGCCATATTCTTGCAAAGGTTCTCTTGCCGGTTTTTCTCCTGTTTGGATTTGCCATTGAAAGCACGTCACAGGAAATTGTTCCGCAGACCTATTGCAATCCACTCGATATTGATTACACTTACATGGTGTACAATTCGGCCCGAAATATTTCGTATCGTTCGGGTGCCGATCCGGCGGTTATCGAGTTTCGTGGTGAATACTACATGTTTGTTACCCGCTCGTTTGGATACTGGCACTCTACCGATTTGGTGCACTGGGATTTTATTAAACCTCAGCAGTGGTTTTTCGAAGGATGCAACGCACCTACCGCTTTTAACTACAAAGATTCGCTGGTGTATTTTGCCGGCGATCCCGCGGGTTACGGAAGTATTCTTTACACCGACGATCCAAAAATAGGCAAGTGGACGCCTACCCCATCGATCTCAAATAACATCCAGGATTCTGAACTTTTTATCGATGACGACGGCAAAACTTATTTATACTGGGGCTCATCTAATGTGCACCCTATACGCGTTAAAATGCTGAATAAAGATGATCGTTTCTTGGAAACGGGGGTAACAAAAGAGCTGATAAACCTGATGGAAGACGAGCACGGCTGGGAACGTTTTGGAGAAAATAACTTTCATCCAACCTTAAAAGAAGGTTATATGGAAGGTGCCTCGATGACGAAACACGATGGTAAATATTACCTGCAATATGCAGCGCCGGGCACACAATTTAATGTTTATGCCGATGGCGTTTATATTGGTGAATCTCCGCTTGGTCCATTCACTTATATGAAAAACAACCCGATGAGTTTTAAACCGGGCGGTTTTACCAATGGTGCCGGGCACGGAATTACAGTAAAACAAACCAACGGACAGTACTGGCATTTTGCTACCATGGCATTGGCATCGAATGCGCAATGGGAGCGCCGCCTGTGCATGTTTCCTACTTATTTTGATGACGAAGGATTGATGCATTCGAACACAGCCTATGGCGATTATCCGCGTTTTGGCCCCGATCATCAGACAAAAGCAGGCGAGCACTGTGGCTGGATGTTGTTGTCGTACAAAGGAGAGGTTACTGTATCCTCGTCCTTAAAACAGATCATGAAATTTACCTCGAATAACGATGAGGTGGAGGTACACGAATTACCACTTGAAAAAAACGACAAAGGCGAAATTATTGCCAATGTGTTGACCGATGAAAACCCGAAAACATTTTGGGTCGCCGAAGACAACGACGATAAACAATGGATAACTATCGAAATGCAAAATCCCGGAAATATTTATGCTTTTCAACTGAATTTTCACGATTATGAATCGGGCATTTATACCCGCACCGAAGGATTACGACATCGATTCATCATCGAAGTTTCAGCAGACGGAAATAACTGGCAAACGGCGGTTGACCGAAGTAACAGTTTTAAAGATTCGCCTAACGCATACATCGTGCTGAATCAGCCGGTGGAAGCAAAATTTGTTCGCTATAAAAACATCGAAGTTCCGGGAAATAATTTTGCCATGAGCGAGCTTCGGGTATTTGGTTTGGGACTGGGTAAAAAACCTGCCGAAGTAAAAGATTTTGAAATTACACGTCAGGACGACCGCCGTGATATTTCTTTCGCGTGGAAACCTGTAAAAGGAGCACAGGGATACAATATCCGCTGGGGAATTGCACCGGACAAACTCTACCAATCATGGCAACTTTACGATACAAACGAACATTTTATGCGCTGTCTCGATCGTGATACTCCCTACTATTTCTCGATTGAAGCATTTAACGAAAACGGGATTTCGGAACAAACGGAGCCGATTAGAATTGATTAG
- a CDS encoding glycoside hydrolase family 172 protein: MKKLVNQFFVPIRKIFALGFLLILLTAVVEAQELYTMPEGTHSRWSSFENPGAEKGKGAQENRDAKGHAFNKIEAGKTVTLLQVDGAGIVNRIWLTLSDRSPEMLQSLWIKMYWDGAEKPAVAAPLGDFFGVAFGKKMPFENALFSDPEGRSFNCIIPMPFKTGAKITLTNHSDKNVDALFYDINLLSKETAQEDILYFHTFFNYAKKTVLTEDHEILPKISGKGRYLGVNMGVKTDPIYEDTWWGEGEVKIYLDGDGEFPTLVGTGAEDYIGGAYGQGEYYNRYQGSLEASKQTKRFIIYRYHIPDPIYFYEDIKVTIQQIGGWQKEKVLELQDNGASLIPVTIDTGGGNLLKLLEMDPVPELDDPKLPDGWTNFYRQDEVVTTAYFYLNRPSSELPISDADMSNGYEKQ; the protein is encoded by the coding sequence ATGAAAAAACTTGTAAACCAATTTTTTGTACCCATCCGAAAAATCTTTGCACTTGGATTTTTGCTGATCCTTCTAACAGCAGTTGTTGAAGCTCAGGAATTATATACGATGCCGGAAGGGACACATTCCCGCTGGTCGAGTTTTGAAAATCCGGGAGCTGAAAAAGGAAAAGGAGCCCAGGAAAACCGCGATGCCAAAGGTCATGCTTTTAACAAAATTGAAGCCGGAAAGACGGTTACTTTGCTGCAAGTTGACGGGGCTGGAATTGTGAACCGAATTTGGTTAACGCTTAGCGACAGAAGTCCTGAAATGTTACAATCGCTTTGGATTAAAATGTATTGGGACGGTGCAGAAAAACCTGCCGTTGCAGCACCACTTGGCGACTTTTTCGGAGTTGCTTTCGGTAAAAAAATGCCTTTCGAAAATGCACTTTTTTCCGATCCAGAAGGACGTTCCTTCAACTGCATTATTCCAATGCCCTTTAAAACCGGTGCAAAAATTACGCTTACCAATCATTCGGATAAAAATGTTGATGCGTTATTCTACGATATTAATCTGTTAAGCAAAGAAACAGCACAAGAAGACATTCTCTATTTTCATACTTTCTTTAACTACGCAAAAAAGACAGTACTGACTGAAGACCACGAAATTTTACCAAAAATCAGTGGGAAAGGCCGATACCTAGGAGTGAATATGGGCGTAAAAACCGACCCAATTTACGAGGACACCTGGTGGGGCGAAGGAGAAGTAAAAATATACCTCGATGGAGACGGCGAATTCCCGACATTGGTGGGAACCGGCGCCGAAGATTATATTGGCGGAGCCTACGGACAAGGCGAATATTACAATCGTTATCAGGGCTCGCTTGAGGCCAGTAAACAAACCAAACGGTTTATAATTTACCGTTATCACATTCCCGATCCCATTTACTTTTACGAAGATATAAAAGTTACCATACAGCAAATTGGAGGGTGGCAAAAAGAAAAAGTGCTGGAGTTACAAGATAATGGGGCTTCACTGATTCCTGTAACAATTGATACCGGAGGTGGAAATTTGCTAAAACTATTGGAAATGGATCCTGTGCCGGAATTAGATGATCCCAAACTGCCCGATGGCTGGACGAACTTTTATCGTCAGGATGAGGTGGTTACAACCGCCTATTTTTACCTCAATCGCCCAAGTTCTGAATTACCAATTTCAGATGCAGACATGAGCAACGGTTATGAAAAACAATAG